The following proteins come from a genomic window of Streptomyces sp. Sge12:
- a CDS encoding NAD(P)/FAD-dependent oxidoreductase: protein MAPVAMRSVAKSLSEAKPVSYWLDDPGKPAPEPALTSDERCDLLVVGGGYSGLWTALIAKERDPERDVVLIESKEAGWAASGRNGGFCAASLTHGLSNGLARWPGELAKLEELGARNLDAIEEAVARYGIDCDFERTGEIDVATEPHQVEELRELHEEALRLGLADGSEWLDGEAVRAEVDSPTFLAGLWDRDGVAMLNPAKLAWGLKRACLELGVRIYENTRALKLAAAGSGMTVTTPYGTILARRVALGTNIFPSLVRRVRPFTVPVYDYALMSEPLDEAQLAAIGWKRRQGLGDSANQFHYFRITRDHRILWGGYDAIYPYRGKLDSEYDHRPETYLKLAEHFFTAFPQLEGLKFSHAWGGAIDTCSRFSAFFGTAYTGKVAYAAGYTGLGVGATRFGADVMLDLLDGISTERTQLEMVKSKPMPFPPEPFAWTGIALTKWSLARADARGGHRNLWLKTLDRFGLGFDS, encoded by the coding sequence ATGGCCCCAGTCGCCATGCGTAGTGTTGCGAAATCCCTTTCCGAAGCGAAGCCGGTCTCGTACTGGCTGGACGACCCCGGCAAGCCCGCGCCCGAGCCGGCGCTGACCTCCGACGAGCGGTGCGACCTGCTGGTCGTCGGCGGCGGCTACAGCGGCCTGTGGACCGCACTGATCGCCAAGGAGCGCGATCCCGAACGGGACGTCGTACTGATCGAGAGCAAGGAGGCGGGCTGGGCCGCCTCCGGCCGCAACGGCGGTTTCTGCGCCGCTTCCCTCACCCACGGCCTCAGCAACGGACTGGCCCGCTGGCCCGGCGAGCTGGCCAAGCTGGAGGAACTGGGCGCCCGCAACCTCGACGCCATCGAGGAGGCCGTCGCCCGCTACGGCATCGACTGCGACTTCGAGCGGACCGGCGAGATCGACGTCGCCACCGAACCGCACCAGGTCGAGGAACTGCGCGAACTGCACGAGGAGGCGCTGCGCCTGGGCCTCGCCGACGGCTCCGAATGGCTGGACGGCGAGGCGGTGCGCGCCGAGGTCGACTCGCCGACCTTCCTCGCGGGCCTCTGGGACCGCGACGGAGTCGCCATGCTCAATCCGGCGAAGCTGGCCTGGGGCCTCAAGCGGGCCTGCCTGGAGCTCGGGGTGCGGATCTACGAGAACACCCGCGCCCTCAAGCTGGCCGCGGCCGGTTCCGGAATGACCGTGACCACCCCCTACGGCACGATCCTCGCCCGCCGGGTCGCCCTGGGCACCAACATCTTCCCCTCGCTGGTCCGCCGGGTCCGCCCGTTCACCGTCCCGGTCTACGACTACGCGCTGATGAGCGAGCCGCTCGACGAGGCCCAGCTCGCCGCCATCGGCTGGAAGAGGCGGCAGGGGCTCGGCGACAGCGCCAACCAGTTCCACTACTTCCGCATCACCCGCGACCACCGGATCCTGTGGGGCGGCTACGACGCGATCTACCCCTACCGGGGCAAGCTCGACTCCGAGTACGACCACCGCCCCGAGACCTACCTCAAGCTCGCGGAGCACTTCTTCACCGCCTTCCCGCAGCTGGAGGGGCTGAAGTTCAGTCACGCCTGGGGCGGCGCGATCGACACCTGCTCGCGCTTCTCCGCCTTCTTCGGCACCGCGTACACGGGGAAGGTGGCCTACGCGGCCGGCTACACCGGTCTCGGCGTGGGGGCCACCCGGTTCGGCGCGGACGTGATGCTGGACCTGCTGGACGGGATCTCCACCGAGCGCACGCAGTTGGAGATGGTGAAGTCCAAGCCGATGCCGTTCCCGCCCGAGCCCTTCGCGTGGACCGGGATCGCGCTCACCAAGTGGTCGCTGGCCCGCGCGGACGCCCGCGGCGGACACCGGAACCTGTGGCTCAAGACGCTGGACCGCTTCGGCCTCGGGTTCGACAGCTAG
- a CDS encoding ABC transporter permease: MTTTAAPPQAPAATEPPVHKPSLRKRLIPYWLLLPGILWLLVFFVLPMVYQASTSVQTGSLEEGFKVTWHFGTYWDAFTEYYPQFLRSLLYAGTATALCLLLGYPLAYLIAFKAGRWRNLLLVLVIAPFFTSFLIRTLAWKTILADGGPVVGVLNSIGFLDVTSWLGMTEGDRVLATPLAVVCGLTYNFLPFMILPLYSSLERIDTRLHEAAGDLYARPATVFRKVTFPLSMPGVVSGTLLTFIPASGDYVNAELLGSTDTRMIGNVIQSQYLRILDYPTAAALSFILMAIVLIMVTIYIRRAGTEDLV; encoded by the coding sequence ATGACGACCACCGCGGCGCCGCCCCAGGCGCCCGCCGCCACCGAACCCCCGGTGCACAAGCCGTCCCTGCGCAAGCGGCTGATCCCGTACTGGCTGCTGCTACCCGGCATCCTGTGGCTGCTGGTGTTCTTCGTGCTGCCGATGGTCTACCAGGCCTCGACCTCGGTGCAGACCGGTTCCCTCGAAGAGGGCTTCAAGGTCACCTGGCACTTCGGGACCTACTGGGACGCCTTCACCGAGTACTACCCGCAGTTCCTGCGCTCCCTGCTCTACGCGGGCACCGCGACCGCGCTGTGCCTGCTGCTCGGCTACCCGCTGGCCTACCTGATCGCCTTCAAGGCGGGCCGCTGGCGCAACCTGCTCCTCGTGCTGGTGATCGCCCCGTTCTTCACCAGCTTCCTGATCCGCACGCTGGCCTGGAAGACGATCCTGGCCGACGGCGGGCCGGTGGTCGGCGTCCTCAACAGCATCGGCTTCCTCGACGTCACCAGCTGGCTCGGGATGACCGAGGGGGACCGGGTGCTGGCCACGCCGCTCGCGGTGGTGTGCGGTCTGACGTACAACTTCCTCCCTTTCATGATCCTGCCGCTGTACTCCTCGCTGGAGCGCATCGACACCCGCCTCCACGAGGCGGCCGGGGACCTGTACGCCCGCCCCGCCACGGTCTTCCGGAAGGTGACCTTCCCGCTCTCGATGCCGGGCGTGGTCTCCGGGACCCTGCTCACCTTCATCCCGGCGAGCGGCGACTACGTGAACGCCGAACTGCTCGGGTCCACGGACACCCGGATGATCGGCAACGTCATCCAGTCGCAGTACCTGCGGATCCTCGACTACCCGACGGCGGCCGCGCTGTCCTTCATTCTCATGGCGATCGTGCTGATCATGGTCACCATCTACATCCGCCGAGCGGGGACGGAGGACCTGGTCTGA
- a CDS encoding ABC transporter permease, producing the protein MRNPVTWLRRNLVVIAGLGTLAYMILPNVVVTVFSFNNPTGRFNYAWQEFSLDAWKDPCGVADMCGSLSLSLQIALWSTLVATALGTAIAFALVRYRFRARGAVNSLIFLPMAMPEIVMAASLLALFLNMGIQLGFWTILIAHIMFCLSFVVAAVKARVLSMDPRLEEAARDLYAGPVQTFVRVTLPIAAPGIAAGALLSFALSFDDFIITNFNSGNTVTFPMFVWGSAQRGTPVQINVIGTAMFVIAVLVVLAGQMVGNRRKKAQPK; encoded by the coding sequence ATGCGCAATCCCGTCACCTGGCTGCGGCGCAACCTGGTCGTCATCGCGGGCCTCGGCACGCTCGCGTACATGATCCTGCCGAACGTCGTCGTCACCGTCTTCTCCTTCAACAACCCCACCGGGCGGTTCAACTACGCCTGGCAGGAGTTCTCCCTCGACGCCTGGAAGGACCCCTGCGGGGTCGCCGACATGTGCGGCTCGCTCTCCCTCTCGCTCCAGATCGCCCTCTGGTCCACCCTGGTCGCGACCGCGCTGGGCACCGCGATCGCCTTCGCGCTCGTGCGCTACCGCTTCCGGGCCCGCGGCGCGGTCAACTCGCTGATCTTCCTGCCCATGGCCATGCCCGAGATCGTGATGGCGGCCTCGCTGCTCGCGCTCTTCCTGAACATGGGCATCCAGCTGGGCTTCTGGACGATCCTGATCGCGCACATCATGTTCTGCCTCAGCTTCGTCGTCGCCGCCGTCAAGGCGCGCGTCCTGTCCATGGACCCGCGGCTGGAGGAAGCCGCCCGCGACCTCTACGCCGGACCGGTGCAGACCTTCGTACGGGTCACGCTGCCGATCGCGGCACCCGGTATCGCGGCGGGTGCGCTGCTCTCCTTCGCGCTCTCCTTCGACGACTTCATCATCACCAACTTCAACTCGGGCAACACCGTCACCTTCCCCATGTTCGTGTGGGGATCGGCCCAGCGCGGTACGCCCGTGCAGATCAACGTCATCGGTACGGCGATGTTCGTCATCGCGGTGCTGGTGGTCCTCGCCGGCCAGATGGTCGGCAACCGCCGCAAGAAGGCACAACCGAAGTAA